A stretch of the Malus sylvestris chromosome 10, drMalSylv7.2, whole genome shotgun sequence genome encodes the following:
- the LOC126585342 gene encoding protein HIGH CHLOROPHYLL FLUORESCENCE PHENOTYPE 244, chloroplastic-like isoform X2: MCSCVGEQADLSKPETIIDCATGHPEEPIKKIGWEGKVALIQCVKAMGIQKFVFYSIHNCDKHAEVPLMDIKYFTEKFLQDSGINYIIIHLCGFMQVPTYQQQKLQVLF, encoded by the exons ATGTGCTCATGTGTTGGTGAACAGGCAGACCTTAGCAAACCAGAGACAATCATCGATTGCGCCACGGGACATCCAGAAGAGCCCATAAAAAAG ATAGGTTGGGAAGGAAAAGTTGCTCTTATACAATGTGTGAAAGCAATGGGAATCCAAAAATTTGTATTCTATTCCATCCACAACTGTGACAAGCATGCCGAAGTTCCACTTATGGATATCAAGTATTTCACTGAAAAGTTTCTCCAGGATTCAGGCATAAATTACATCATAATTCATTTATGTGGATTCATGCAA GTTCCAACGTATCAGCAGCAGAAGCTTCAGGTCCTTTTCTGA
- the LOC126585342 gene encoding protein HIGH CHLOROPHYLL FLUORESCENCE PHENOTYPE 244, chloroplastic-like isoform X1, protein MCSCVGEQADLSKPETIIDCATGHPEEPIKKIGWEGKVALIQCVKAMGIQKFVFYSIHNCDKHAEVPLMDIKYFTEKFLQDSGINYIIIHLCGFMQGLSVFSFVLIASTEE, encoded by the exons ATGTGCTCATGTGTTGGTGAACAGGCAGACCTTAGCAAACCAGAGACAATCATCGATTGCGCCACGGGACATCCAGAAGAGCCCATAAAAAAG ATAGGTTGGGAAGGAAAAGTTGCTCTTATACAATGTGTGAAAGCAATGGGAATCCAAAAATTTGTATTCTATTCCATCCACAACTGTGACAAGCATGCCGAAGTTCCACTTATGGATATCAAGTATTTCACTGAAAAGTTTCTCCAGGATTCAGGCATAAATTACATCATAATTCATTTATGTGGATTCATGCAA GGGCTTTCTGTTTTTTCATTCGTTCTCATCGCTTCTACAGAAGAG TGA